TTAATTCACTAGGAAATGGTTCAAATATAGTCTGATTATGTAAATATTCATTTTCAAACCTCATAACCCAAGAATTTATCATAGTTAATGGAACACAAAATGGTATTTTTTTGTTGTTGTATTTTTCTAATGTTTCTAAGAAAAAAGCTTTCTCACTAAAGGATAAATGCTTAGAAAAATACCCAAATAAATGAAGTAGCATATTGATATTTCTATTTGGTTTGGATGGTATAGATAAAGCTTTGTTAAGATATATTTCATAGTCACTTATTATATCCGATATATCCTTTGACTCTGTATTAGCAGTTAATTTTCCCATCTTCTTTAAATATCCAGGGCTGTGTGACATTAAAAGATATTTATTTTTACTTTGAAAGTCTATAAGAGACTTTATGCTTTTATCTTTTTTCACGTTTTTAAAATCTGATTTTGTATATATTTTTGTTAAAAAATGTTCTCTAATATCAAAGTTAGTAAGCCTTCCTTCATCTTCAATAACTGCATCTGGAAAGTATTCATATATTTTACTTGCAAATAATCCGCTACCTCTCTTTGGAAGAGCAGGTGACTTTCCGTGGGATTTATACACTTTAACATTTTTTATACCGCAAGATGGAGAGCGGCTTTTTAGAATAAATCCATCTATACCCTTGTCAGATATATCTTTTAAAAATATATTGGAGAAGGAATGCATTTTGTCAGTTAAATCATCTCCTGTTTTAGAAAAAACTAAATTAAAATTTTCTTTATCATCTTTCGAAACCAGTCTTAAGGCATCTCTAGGAGTAGAAAGGCCTATACTTGTTTCGGGACATACAGTAACAAAATTAACATGAGATTTTAGAGTTTTTATAAAATCGTTGTTTATTTTAGATCCGTTATATCTACAATTATCATGTTCTATACATTTGCTTAGAATGATATTAGGAGTGGTGAAATCTTTCATGAAAATTCTCCTTTCATTTTGATCATTAAATATACTTATTATAATCTGTATTTTTTGAGAATATATTTATCTGAAAGGTAAAAGTTATAAAATTCCATATAAATTAAGTTTTGTTCTATGTCATTTTTAAAAGTTTTGACATGGCTTCTTTACAGTAACCGTATTCAAACCATTGGCAACTACTGCATATACGGCTGAATTTTTCTATTGATAGATTGTTTTTTAAGATTTCTAAAAGTTCATTATACGTATAGGTTTTATCTTTTTCTAGATTGAGTAAATCTATTACCTTTGAATCTAGTGCTGTTACTTTATCCTGTGTTTGACAATTTGAGTTATTTATATTATTTGGACATTTAGAACATATACAATCTATAGAATCTGTTATTGTAATTTTTGCTTTGGGGTTTGATTTTAAGTGTTTAACTATCTTATCCATATTATGTGTAAAATCTTCATCGTATCCTTTTCCTATATATCCTTGAATACAAAATATATGATGAGCTCTTAGTTTCATATAAACCTCCTTAATGATAATGCAAATTACTAAATAATGTTATATAATTTTATAATAAATAACAATTTATATCATTTCTAAGCAACAGAGTTGTAAGACTTGTAGGTGTAGCATTAGATTGATTTTATTTAAATTAATTATAATATGAAATTAATGAGGAGCGATAAAAATGTTTATAAAATTTACTTTGAGGATATCTATATTGTTAATAAGTTTATTTTTATTATTCTTATTAGCAGTTATTATCACAGATTATAAACCTGATGAAATTATTTCACTTGAGGTTAATAGTAATAAAGAAGAAATAGTAAAATTAGATAATACTATGAGCATAACTACGTTTAATATCGGATTTGGAGGACTTGATAAAAAA
The window above is part of the Tepidibacter aestuarii genome. Proteins encoded here:
- a CDS encoding YbgA family protein, giving the protein MKDFTTPNIILSKCIEHDNCRYNGSKINNDFIKTLKSHVNFVTVCPETSIGLSTPRDALRLVSKDDKENFNLVFSKTGDDLTDKMHSFSNIFLKDISDKGIDGFILKSRSPSCGIKNVKVYKSHGKSPALPKRGSGLFASKIYEYFPDAVIEDEGRLTNFDIREHFLTKIYTKSDFKNVKKDKSIKSLIDFQSKNKYLLMSHSPGYLKKMGKLTANTESKDISDIISDYEIYLNKALSIPSKPNRNINMLLHLFGYFSKHLSFSEKAFFLETLEKYNNKKIPFCVPLTMINSWVMRFENEYLHNQTIFEPFPSELIQTRDSGKTI
- a CDS encoding DUF1284 domain-containing protein, which translates into the protein MKLRAHHIFCIQGYIGKGYDEDFTHNMDKIVKHLKSNPKAKITITDSIDCICSKCPNNINNSNCQTQDKVTALDSKVIDLLNLEKDKTYTYNELLEILKNNLSIEKFSRICSSCQWFEYGYCKEAMSKLLKMT